A part of Brassica rapa cultivar Chiifu-401-42 chromosome A05, CAAS_Brap_v3.01, whole genome shotgun sequence genomic DNA contains:
- the LOC103870279 gene encoding GTPase Der, protein MASLLDSLTTRNFFSKPIISRISSPSSSFASSSSSNISPFSPPSVLSYSHKRSHSRFPYPVAATLDGSSVEDELEFEESEEDSYPDESDEEDDLSIDISILEKEARDIVRDYATTLSRELKLEDDVVEGKESRRKGKRQAKNNQTQIPEHLLQRVAIVGRPNVGKSALFNRLVGENKAIVVDEPGVTRDRLYGRSYWGDQEFVVVDTGGVMTVSKSPAGVMEELNVSTTIGMEGIPLSSREAAVARMPSMIEKQATAAVEESDVIVFVVDGQTGPTGADVEIADWLRKYYSHKNIILAVNKCESPRKGLMQASEFWSLGFSPIPISALSGTGTGELLDLVCSGLNKLEIMETMEEEEEENYIPAIAIIGRPNVGKSSILNALVREDRTIVSPVSGTTRDAIDAEFTGPDGEKFRLIDTAGIRKKAAVASSGSTTEAMSVNRAFRAIRRSDVVALVIEAMACITEQDMKIAERIEREGKGCLVVVNKWDTIPNKNQQTAAHYEDDVREKLRSLKWAPIVYSTAITGHSVDNIVVAAATVQKERSRRLSTATLNQVIREAVAFKSPPRTRGGKRGRVYYCTQAAIRPPTFVFFVNDAKLFSDTYRRYMEKQLRTDAGFAGTPIRLLWRSRKRSDKNGGGGGTMRMSSLSRERNLATKRS, encoded by the exons ATGGCGAGTCTACTTGACTCACTCACAACCAGAAACTTCTTCTCTAAACCCATAATCTCTAGGATCTCCTCTCCTTCATCTtcctttgcttcttcttcttcttcgaataTCTCACCCTTTTCTCCTCCCTCCGTTCTCTCTTACTCTCACAAAAGGTCGCACTCCCGCTTCCCTTACCCTGTCGCAGCAACTCTCGATGGCTCCTCCGTCGAAGACGAGCTAGAGTTCGAGGAATCCGAAGAAGACAGCTACCCTGATGAGTCGGATGAAGAAGATGACCTCTCCATCGATATCTCAATTCTTGAGAAAGAAGCGAGAGACATCGTTAGAGACTACGCTACTACTCTGTCTCGCGAGCTCAAACTCG AGGATGATGTAGTTGAAGGGAAGGAGTCACGTAGAAAGGGGAAGAGGCAAGCCAAAAAT AACCAGACGCAGATACCAGAGCATCTTCTCCAAAGAGTTGCTATCGTTGGAAGGCCCAATGTGGGCAAATCAGCTTTGTTCAACCGTCTTGTTGGG GAGAATAAAGCGATAGTGGTGGATGAGCCTGGAGTTACTAGGGATCGACTGTACGGTAGATCCTACTGGGGTGACCAAGAGTTTGTGGTGGTGGACACTGGTGGTGTTATGACTGTTTCTAAGTCGCCAGCTGGTGTCATGGAAGAGCTTAACGTTTCGACCACCATTGGCATGGAAGGTATACCATTAAGCTCCAGGGAGGCAGCTGTTGCGAGAATGCCTTCCATGATTGAGAAGCAAGCTACTGCGGCTGTTGAAGAGTCAGATGTTATTGTTTTCGTTGTCGATGGCCAG ACAGGGCCTACAGGTGCTGATGTGGAGATTGCAGACTGGTTGCGGAAGTACTACTCACATAAGAATATCATCCTCGCGGTGAACAAATGTGAGTCGCCACGTAAAGGACTCATGCAGGCTTCAGAGTTTTGGTCTCTTGG GTTTTCACCTATCCCTATTTCGGCATTGTCGGGAACAGGAACAGGAGAGCTACTTGACCTTGTTTGTTCTGGACTAAACAAACTCGAG atcaTGGAGACCatggaagaggaggaagaagaaaactACATACCTGCCATTGCAATTATAGGCAGGCCAAATGTAGGCAAAAGCAGCATTTTGAATGCACTTGTCCGAGAGGATAGAACAATTGTTAGCCCTGTTAGTGGCACTACCCGTGATGCTATTGATGCTGAGTTTACCGGACCAGATGGAGAG AAGTTTAGGCTAATAGATACGGCTGGGATCAGGAAAAAGGCAGCTGTGGCGTCATCAGGGAGCACTACAGAGGCCATGTCAGTGAACCGTGCATTCCGAGCAATTCGTCGTTCTGATGTGGTTGCTCTTGTCATTGAAGCCATGGCATGCATAACAGAGCAG GACATGAAGATCGCAGAAAGAATAGAAAGAGAAGGGAAAGGATGTCTGGTAGTAGTAAACAAATGGGATACAATACCAAACAAAAACCAACAGACTGCAGCACATTACGAGGATGATGTTAGGGAGAAGCTCCGTTCCCTCAAATGGGCACCCATTGTTTATTCTACTGCTATAACTGGCCATAGCGTTGACAA TATTGTGGTTGCTGCTGCGACGGTTCAAAAGGAGAGATCAAGAAGACTTAGTACTGCTACATTGAACCAAGTGATTAGAGAAGCGGTTGCGTTTAAATCCCCTCCAAGAACCCGAGGAGGCAAGCGAGGCCGCGTTTATTATTGCACTCAG GCAGCAATAAGGCCACCGACGTTTGTGTTCTTTGTAAACGATGCAAAGCTGTTTTCGGATACGTACAGAAGATATATGGAGAAGCAGCTACGCACTGATGCAGGCT
- the LOC103870281 gene encoding protein trichome birefringence-like 1, whose amino-acid sequence MASDSVKHMPIHGGTTISAASFELKSFLSAAKPRKASTFVYAFVITFVAFTVLLVFTPSPITVSHSIPSYILPNVTASLTSPSSFTGNTTLPENLTPAPESLAPATKNATFESPAANGTNSLASDSRSDHAWENMLCPDNKTNASAPSSDKHGSSAFKKRKQRRKSWMRREIKSLKNCEFYEGEWVKDDSYPLYKPGSCNLIDEQFTCVSNGRPDVEFQKLKWKPKQCTLPRLNGGKLLEMIRGRRIVFVGDSLNRNMWESLVCILKGSVKDESQVFEAHGRHQFRWEAEYSFVFKDYNCTVEFFASPFLVQEWELTDKNGTKKETLRLDVVGKSSEQYKGADILVFNTGHWWTHDKTSKGEDYYQEGNNVYPKLDVDEAFGKALTTWGQWVDKNVNPKKSFVFFRGYSPSHFSGGQWNAGGACDDETEPIKNETYLTPYPSKMLILETVLKGMKTPVTYLNITRLTDYRKDAHPSVYRKHKLSAKERKSPLLYQDCSHWCLPGVPDSWNEILYAEMLVKLHQLRGNRRRKPKSL is encoded by the exons ATGGCGTCAGACTCTGTCAAGCATATGCCTATCCACGGCGGAACAACCATCTCCGCCGCATCCTTCGAATTAAAAAGCTTTCTCTCCGCCGCGAAACCAAGAAAAGCCTCGACTTTTGTATACGCCTTCGTCATAACCTTCGTTGCCTTCACTGTTCTCTTAGTCTTCACACCTTCTCCCATCACCGTCTCTCATTCCATTCCTTCATACATCCTCCCTAATGTCACTGCCTCCTTGACTTCACCGTCCAGTTTCACCGGAAACACCACATTGCCGGAAAATCTCACTCCGGCGCCGGAAAGTCTCGCTCCGGCTACTAAAAACGCAACCTTTGAGTCTCCCGCCGCTAATGGAACAAATTCACTTGCTTCTGACTCCCGGAGCGACCATGCATGGGAGAACATGTTGTGTCCCGACAACAAGACCAATGCTTCTGCTCCAAGTTCCGACAAACATGGATCCTCTGCTTTTAAGAAGAGGAAACAGAGGAGGAAGTCGTGGATGAGACGAGAGATAAAGTCTTTAAAGAACTGCGAGTTTTACGAGGGAGAGTGGGTGAAAGACGATTCGTATCCTCTCTACAAACCCGGTTCGTGTAATCTAATCGATGAACAGTTCACTTGTGTCTCCAACGGGAGACCTGACGTTGAGTTTCAGAAACTCAAGTGGAAGCCAAAGCAATGCACTTTACCACG gtTGAATGGAGGCAAATTGCTGGAGATGattagaggaagaagaatcgTGTTTGTTGGAGATTCGTTGAACAGGAACATGTGGGAGTCTTTGGTTTGTATTCTTAAAGGATCAGTGAAAGATGAGAGTCAAGTCTTTGAAGCTCATGGACGGCATCAGTTCCGTTGGGAGGCTGAGTACTCTTTCGTCTTTAAA GATTATAATTGCACTGTGGAGTTCTTTGCATCACCTTTCTTGGTTCAAGAATGGGAACTTACGGACAAGAACGGGACTAAGAAGGAGACCTTGAGGTTAGATGTGGTCGGGAAGTCGTCTGAGCAGTACAAGGGAGCTGATATTCTTGTGTTCAATACAGGACATTGGTGGACTCATGACAAAACTTCCAAAGG GGAGGATTACTATCAAGAAGGAAACAATGTTTACCCGAAACTCGACGTGGATGAAGCTTTTGGTAAAGCTTTAACGACTTGGGGTCAATGGGTTGATAAGAATGTGAATCCAAAGAAGTCTTTTGTCTTCTTCCGTGGATACTCACCTTCACATTTCAG TGGAGGGCAATGGAATGCAGGAGGGGCTTGCGATGATGAAACAGAACCGATCAAGAACGAGACTTACCTAACGCCTTACCCTTCTAAAATGTTAATACTTGAAACAGTTCTAAAGGGAATGAAAACGCCGGTCACGTATCTCAACATCACGAGGCTAACAGATTACAGGAAGGACGCTCACCCATCTGTTTATAGGAAACATAAACTATCTGCAAAAGAAAGGAAATCACCATTGTTGTACCAAGACTGTAGTCACTGGTGCCTCCCAGGTGTGCCTGATTCTTGGAACGAGATTCTCTATGCTGAGATGCTCGTAAAGCTCCACCAGCTTCGTGGCAATAGAAGGCGGAAACCTAAAAGTTTATAG
- the LOC103870282 gene encoding activator of 90 kDa heat shock protein ATPase homolog, with protein MAKFGEGDKRWIVEDRPDGTNVHNWHWAETNCLEWSRSFFTNQFSNAVILSGEGNLFIKINKVEKLEGEAYVNVRKGKIIPGYELSVSLSWEGEAKDSEGKTILKAEGVVDMPYISDENADEDPEVRVSVKDEGAVGKALKEAMVKKGKGVVLEKVRVFVEAMAKGGPCRDELENKKVAPKSVAAAAAVEKTSVLPAVVVKEKEKKKVKTKEGFKTITMTEKFSCRAKDLYEILMDENRWKGFTQSNAKISKDVNGPISVFDGSVTGMNVELEEGKLIVQKWRFGSWSDGLDSTVKITFEEPEPGVTIVNLTHTDVPEEDRYGNATVVENTERGWRDLIFHRIRAVFGFGM; from the exons ATGGCGAAGTTCGGCGAAGGCGACAAGCGATGGATCGTCGAAGACCGCCCCGACGGCACCAACGTCCACAACTGGCACTGGGCCGAGACCAACTGCCTCGAGTGGTCCCGCAGCTTCTTCACCAACCAATTCTCCAACGCCGTCATCCTCTCCGGCGAAGGCAACCTCTTCATCAAGATCAACAAAGTGGAGAAGCTCGAAGGCGAGGCGTACGTGAACGTGCGCAAGGGGAAGATCATCCCCGGCTACGAGCTCAGCGTCTCTCTCTCCTGGGAAGGCGAGGCGAAGGATTCGGAAGGGAAGACGATCTTGAAGGCGGAGGGGGTTGTGGATATGCCGTATATCTCCGATGAGAATGCGGATGAGGATCCGGAGGTTAGGGTTTCGGTTAAGGACGAGGGGGCGGTTGGGAAGGCGTTGAAGGAGGCGATGGTGAAGAAGGGGAAAGGGGTTGTTTTGGAGAAGGTTAGGGTTTTTGTGGAGGCTATGGCGAAAGGAGGGCCGTGTAGGGATGAGTTGGAGAATAAGAAGGTGGCTCCTAAGTCggtggcggcggcggcggctgtGGAGAAGACTAGTGTTTTGCCTGCTGTGGTggtgaaggagaaggagaagaagaaggtgaagacGAAGGAGGGGTTCAAGACGATTACTATGACTGAGAAGTTTAGTTGTAGAGCTAAGGACTTGTATGAGATCTTGATGGATGAGAATAGGTGGAAGGGATTCACACAGAGCAATGCTAAGATTAGTAAGGATGTGAATGGGCCAATTAGTGTTTTTGATGGGTCGGTTACTGGGATGAATGTGGAGCTGGAGGAAGGGAAGTTGATTGTGCAGAAGTGGAGGTTTGGGAGCTGGTCTGATGGTCTTGATTCTACG GTGAAGATAACTTTTGAGGAACCTGAACCAGGAGTCACCATTGTCAATCTTACTCACACCGACGTCCCTGAAGAAGACAG GTATGGGAATGCGACTGTGGTGGAAAACACGGAGAGAGGATGGAGAGACCTGATCTTCCATAGGATCCGTGCTGTTTTCGGATTTGGAATGTGA
- the LOC103870283 gene encoding DNA-3-methyladenine glycosylase isoform X2, translating to MKTPPRSKRVEQESELHKVTTPVALRAAREKKHCSKARAVRVRPEYPLTRTTPEMKLMPPEFFQIDALDLAPRLLGKFLRRDNVVLRITEVEAYRPNDSACHGRFGNTPRTAPIFGPGGHAYVYLCYGLHMMLNIVADKDGVGAAVLIRSCSPVTGLETIQERRGQKTDKPVLLNGPGKVGQALGLSTEWSHHPLYSPGGLEVLDGGEDVEKVLVGPRVGIDYALPQHVNALWRFAIGDTPWISAPKNTLKPL from the exons ATGAAAACGCCGCCTCGTTCCAAGCGAGTTGAACAGGAATCGGAACTACACAAGGTTACAACTCCAGTGGCTCTACGTGCAGCACGAGAGAAGAAGCACTGTTCCAAGGCTCGGGCGGTTCGGGTCAGACCCGAGTACCCACTGACCCGCACCACCCCCGAGATGAAGCTTATGCCTCCTGAGTTCTTTCAAATAGACGCGCTTGATCTAGCGCCACGTTTGCTCGGGAAGTTCCTGAGGAGAGACAATGTTGTCCTACGGATCACAGAG GTGGAAGCTTATAGACCAAATGACTCAGCTTGCCATGGACGGTTCGGGAATACCCCACGGACCGCACCTATT ttTGGACCAGGAGGACATGCATATGTTTATCTTTGTTACGGTCTTCATATGATGCTCAATATTGTTGCTGATAAGGATGGAGTTGGAGCTGCTGTTTTGATACGATCTTGTTCTCCTGTTACCG GGCTGGAGACCATACAGGAGCGTCGTGGCCAGAAAACCGACAAACCTGTTCTTCTAAATGGACCAGGAAAG GTCGGGCAGGCGCTTGGACTTTCAACAGAGTGGTCTCATCATCCCCTCTATTCTCCGG GAGGATTGGAGGTTCTGGATGGAGGAGAAGATGTGGAGAAAGTACTAGTTGGTCCTCGCGTTGGAATAGATTACGCATTGCCTCAACATGTCAATGCCTTGTGGAGATTTGCCATTGGAGACACTCCGTGGATAAGTGCTCCTAAGAACACTCTTAAGCCTCTCTAA
- the LOC103870283 gene encoding DNA-3-methyladenine glycosylase isoform X1, with the protein MKTPPRSKRVEQESELHKVTTPVALRAAREKKHCSKARAVRVRPEYPLTRTTPEMKLMPPEFFQIDALDLAPRLLGKFLRRDNVVLRITEVEAYRPNDSACHGRFGNTPRTAPIFGPGGHAYVYLCYGLHMMLNIVADKDGVGAAVLIRSCSPVTGLETIQERRGQKTDKPVLLNGPGKVSLICIKQNAPCKSTMHEICSYVPLAGRAGAWTFNRVVSSSPLFSGRIGGSGWRRRCGESTSWSSRWNRLRIASTCQCLVEICHWRHSVDKCS; encoded by the exons ATGAAAACGCCGCCTCGTTCCAAGCGAGTTGAACAGGAATCGGAACTACACAAGGTTACAACTCCAGTGGCTCTACGTGCAGCACGAGAGAAGAAGCACTGTTCCAAGGCTCGGGCGGTTCGGGTCAGACCCGAGTACCCACTGACCCGCACCACCCCCGAGATGAAGCTTATGCCTCCTGAGTTCTTTCAAATAGACGCGCTTGATCTAGCGCCACGTTTGCTCGGGAAGTTCCTGAGGAGAGACAATGTTGTCCTACGGATCACAGAG GTGGAAGCTTATAGACCAAATGACTCAGCTTGCCATGGACGGTTCGGGAATACCCCACGGACCGCACCTATT ttTGGACCAGGAGGACATGCATATGTTTATCTTTGTTACGGTCTTCATATGATGCTCAATATTGTTGCTGATAAGGATGGAGTTGGAGCTGCTGTTTTGATACGATCTTGTTCTCCTGTTACCG GGCTGGAGACCATACAGGAGCGTCGTGGCCAGAAAACCGACAAACCTGTTCTTCTAAATGGACCAGGAAAGGTTAGTCTGATCTGCATCAAACAGAATGCACCTTGCAAATCCACAATGCATGAAATCTGTTCATATGTGCCTCTTGCAGGTCGGGCAGGCGCTTGGACTTTCAACAGAGTGGTCTCATCATCCCCTCTATTCTCCGG GAGGATTGGAGGTTCTGGATGGAGGAGAAGATGTGGAGAAAGTACTAGTTGGTCCTCGCGTTGGAATAGATTACGCATTGCCTCAACATGTCAATGCCTTGTGGAGATTTGCCATTGGAGACACTCCGTGGATAAGTGCTCCTAA
- the LOC103870285 gene encoding kinesin-like protein KIN-7K, chloroplastic codes for MMASSKQGSKSRKTGFSNFKGADSTASSTTSSSKLYQETSIDDGHSSPASSSAQSKQHFFSPDSVPQSAQRSKENVTVTVRFRPLSPREIRQGEEVAWYADGETIVRNEYNPTIAYAYDRVFGPTTTTRNVYDVAAHHVVNGAMEGINGTIFAYGVTSSGKTHTMHGDQRSPGIIPLAVKDAFSIIQETPSREFLLRISYMEIYNEVVNDLLNPAGHNLRIREDKQGTFVEGIKEEVVLSPAHALSLIAAGEEQRHVGSTNYNLLSSRSHTIFTLTIESSPLGNKIKGEAVHLSQLNLVDLAGSESSKVETSGLRRKEGSYINKSLLTLGTVISKLTDVKASHVPYRDSKLTRILQSSLSGHDRVSLICTVTPASSSSEETHNTLKFAHRAKHIEIQAEQNKILDEKSLIKKYQHEIRQLKEELEQIKQDIVPIPQLNDIGTDDIVLLKQKLEDGQVKLQSRLEEEEEAKAALLSRIQRLTKLILVSTKTSQTLPHRFEPRRRHSFGEEELAYLPYKRRDMMDDEHLDLYVSAEGNNEIRDIAFREEKKTRKHGLLNWLKPKKRDNSSSASDQSSVVKSNSTPSTPQGGGNNLHAESRFSEGSPLMEQFSEPKEDREALEDTSHEMETPETSNKVIDELDLLREQKKILSEEAALQSSSLKRLLDEAAKSPENEEIKEEIKVLNDDIKAKNDEIATLEKQILDFVITSHEALDKSDIVQALAELRDQVNEKSFELEVKAADNNIIQEQLNQKTCECEAFQEEVANLKQELSNALELAQETKIEELKQKAKELSESKEQLEHRNRKLAEESSYAKGLASAAAVELKALSEEVAKLMNHNERLASELATLKSSVPQRGNKPGTTTTTNARNNGRRESLAKRQQEQESSSIELKRELRMSKERERSYEAALVDRDQREAELVRIVEESKQREAYLENELASMWVLVSKLRRSQEGGSEISDSVSETLQTDRSF; via the exons ATGATGGCATCATCTAAACAAGGATCAAAGTCTAGAAAAACAGGGTTTAGCAATTTCAAGGGTGCTGATTCCACTGCTTCCTCAACAACCTCTTCTTCAAAGCTTTATCAAGAGACATCTATCGATGATGGACATAGCTCTCCTGCTTCTTCATCTGCTCAAAGCAAGCAGCACTTCTTCTCACCGGACTCCGTACCGCAAAGTGCTCAGCGTTCTAAAGAGAACGTCACAGTGACAGTTCGCTTTCGTCCACTCAG TCCAAGGGAAATCCGCCAAGGGGAGGAGGTTGCATGGTATGCAGATGGGGAAACAATCGTACGGAATGAGTATAATCCGACGATAGCTTATGCATATG ATCGTGTATTTGGACCTACAACAACAACACGCAATGTCTACGATGTTGCTGCACACCATGTTGTTAATGGCGCTATGGAGGGGATTAACG GGACCATTTTTGCGTATGGAGTGACAAGCAGTGGAAAGACTCACACTATGCAT GGTGACCAGAGATCTCCTGGTATTATACCGTTAGCAGTGAAAGATGCTTTCAGCATTATCCAAGAG ACACCAAGCCGAGAATTTCTCCTGCGTATTTCCTACATGGAAATCTATAATGAG GTTGTCAATGATTTATTAAATCCGGCTGGACATAATTTGAGGATCAGAGAAGATAAACAG GGAACCTTTGTCGAAGGgattaaagaagaagttgtttTATCCCCTGCTCATGCGCTTTCTCTTATAGCAGCTGGAGAAG AACAACGCCATGTTGGATCCACTAATTATAATCTGCTCAGCAGCCGGAGCCATACAATATTTACGTTG ACAATAGAGAGCAGTCCCTTAGGCAACAAGATTAAAGGTGAAGCTGTTCACCTCTCTCAGTTG AACCTCGTTGATCTGGCAGGTTCCGAGAGTTCAAAGGTTGAAACCAGTGGTTTAAGACGCAAGGAAggatcatatataaataaaagtttGCTGACTTTAGGGACT GTGATATCAAAGCTCACGGATGTGAAGGCTTCGCATGTACCATACAGAGACTCTAAGTTAACCAGGATCCTTCAGTCCTCATTGAGTGGCCATGACCGAGTATCT CTCATTTGTAcagtgactcctgcatcaagcAGTTCGGAAGAAACACACAACACATTGAAATTTGCTCATCGTGCAAAACATATTGAGATTCAAGCCGAACAAAACAAG ATACTTGATGAGAAATCATTAATCAAGAAGTACCAACACGAGATTCGGCAACTGAAGGAGGAGTTGGAACAGATTAAACAGGACATTGTACCAATTCCTCAGTTGAATGATATTGGCACAGATGATATCGTTCTCCTGAAACAGAAG CTAGAAGATGGTCAAGTCAAGCTGCAATCCAGActcgaagaagaggaagaagctaAAGCAGCTCTCTTGAGTCGAATCCAACGGTTGACGAAATTAATTTTGGTGTCCACTAAAACTTCACAAACATTACCTCATCGCTTTGAACCTCGGAGGAGACATTCATTTGGGGAAGAAGAG CTTGCTTACCTACCATACAAGAGGCGGGACATGATGGACGATGAGCACCTTGATCTGTATGTCTCTGCGGAGGGAAATAATGAGATTAGAGATATTGCGTTtagagaagaaaagaagacCAGGAAGCATGGATTGTTAAACTGGTTAAAGCCTAAG AAAAGAGATAACAGTTCAAGTGCCAGCGACCAGTCGAGTGTGGTAAAATCCAACAGCACACCATCGACTCCTCAAGGAGGAGGAAATAATCTGCATGCAGAGTCAAGATTTTCAGAAGGATCGCCTTTGATGGAACAATTCTCAGAGCCTAAGGAAGACAGAGAAGCTCTAGAGGACACTTCCCATGAAATGGAGACGCCAGAG ACTAGCAATAAAGTGATCGATGAGTTGGATCTTCTGAGGGAACAGAAAAAGATTTTATCTGAGGAGGCGGCGTTGCAATCAAGTTCATTAAAACGGCTATTAGATGAAGCTGCAAAGTCTCCTGAAAATGAAGAGATTAAA GAGGAGATCAAAGTCCTCAATGATGACATCAAGGCTAAGAATGACGAGATTGCAACGTTGGAGAAACAAATCTTGGATTTTGTTATCACATCACATGAGGCGTTGGACAAATCCGACATCGTGCAG GCACTTGCTGAGCTGAGAGATCAAGTTAATGAGAAGTCTTTTGAACTCGAG GTTAAAGCTGCAGATAATAACATCATTCAGGAACAACTCAATCAAAAG ACATGTGAATGTGAAGCGTTTCAAGAAGAAGTTGCAAACCTAAAGCAGGAACTCTCTAATGCCCTGGAACTAGCACAG GAAACCAAGATCGAAGAGCTGAAACAGAAAGCTAAGGAGCTAAGTGAATCGAAGGAGCAATTAGAACATCGTAACAGGAAACTCGCAGAAGAGAGTTCATATGCAAAAGGTCTTGCATCAGCAGCTGCAGTTGAGCTCAAGGCATTATCTGAAGAAGTCGCAAAACTCATGAATCACAACGAACGACTAGCATCTGAGCTAGCAACACTCAAGAGCTCAGTCCCACAGCGCGGTAATAAGCcaggaacaacaacaacaaccaatgCAAGGAACAATGGGAGAAGAGAGAGTCTTGCAAAGAGACAACAAGAGCAAGAGAGCTCGTCGATCGAGCTGAAGAGAGAACTGAGGATGAGCAAAGAGCGGGAACGATCATACGAAGCTGCACTTGTTGATAGAGACCAAAGAGAAGCCGAGCTTGTGAGGATAGTAGAAGAATCGAAGCAGAGAGAAGCGTATTTGGAGAACGAGCTTGCTAGTATGTGGGTTCTTGTTTCTAAGCTGAGAAGGTCTCAAGAAGGTGGTTCTGAGATCTCTGATTCTGTATCGGAGACGCTACAGACCGATCGATCGTTTTGA